A window of the Citrus sinensis cultivar Valencia sweet orange chromosome 9, DVS_A1.0, whole genome shotgun sequence genome harbors these coding sequences:
- the LOC102623815 gene encoding uncharacterized protein LOC102623815 — translation MTCASANLKLGGCLTRALFVILDSLLFFFFCQIGLLGLVWNVAGYMAGIAMVLEDGGYVAGITVGWRVTGYVAIRVLPLEEGIATGSLAVGVFPLIFESFVG, via the exons ATGACATGTGCTTCAGCAAATCTGAAGCTTGGAGGCTGCCTCACCAGGGCTTTATTTGTGATTCTTGATTCAttactcttcttcttcttctgccaG ATTGGTTTGCTGGGTTTGGTTTGGAATGTTGCTGGGTATATGGCTGGAATTGCAATGGTGTTGGAAGATGGTGGGTATGTGGCTGGAATTACAGTGGGTTGGAGAGTTACTGGGTACGTGGCTATTAGAGTATTGCCGCTGGAAGAGGGTATTGCTACTGGAAGTCTTGCTGTTGGAGTATTTCCATTAATCTTTGAAAGTTTTGTTGGGTAA